A genomic window from uncultured Umboniibacter sp. includes:
- the trpC gene encoding indole-3-glycerol phosphate synthase TrpC, translating into MSVPTVLEKIVAHKLMEVEERKRLLPQEKLTLMLNELRPCRGFVAQLKDRAEKLGAGVIAEVKKASPSKGIIRENFIPKEIARAYEDHGAACLSVLTDIAFFKGSDDYLKQVREEVDLPILRKDFVVDAYQIWESRLLGADCILLIVAILSDEQLAEFHGLATKLGMDVLIEVHDADELESALRVNPSLVGINNRNLHNFETSLETTTALLERIPEGCTVVTESGIHTAEDVALMRANNVSAFLVGEAFMRAENPGHQLAKLFFPAA; encoded by the coding sequence GTGAGCGTACCCACGGTATTAGAAAAGATTGTCGCGCATAAGTTGATGGAAGTCGAAGAGCGGAAGCGCCTCTTGCCTCAGGAAAAGTTAACGTTAATGCTTAACGAACTTAGGCCGTGTCGCGGTTTTGTGGCTCAGCTGAAAGATCGCGCAGAAAAGTTGGGTGCTGGCGTGATTGCCGAGGTGAAAAAGGCGTCACCGAGTAAAGGTATTATCCGCGAGAATTTTATCCCAAAGGAAATCGCCAGAGCCTACGAAGATCATGGTGCAGCCTGTTTGTCGGTACTCACTGATATCGCCTTTTTTAAGGGATCTGATGACTACCTAAAACAGGTTCGCGAAGAGGTTGATTTGCCTATTCTGCGCAAGGATTTTGTTGTTGATGCGTACCAGATTTGGGAATCAAGACTACTTGGTGCGGACTGTATTTTGCTTATTGTGGCGATTCTTTCCGATGAGCAATTAGCTGAATTCCACGGTTTAGCTACAAAGCTTGGAATGGATGTGCTCATCGAAGTTCACGATGCGGATGAATTGGAGTCTGCGTTGCGCGTCAATCCGAGCTTAGTTGGGATTAATAATCGTAATCTGCACAATTTTGAGACCTCGTTAGAAACCACAACTGCATTGCTTGAGCGTATTCCGGAAGGTTGTACCGTCGTGACGGAAAGCGGTATTCACACCGCTGAAGACGTAGCCTTGATGCGAGCAAATAATGTCTCAGCATTCTTGGTCGGCGAGGCATTTATGCGGGCGGAGAACCCGGGGCACCAGTTGGCAAAATTGTTTTTTCCAGCGGCTTAG
- the trpD gene encoding anthranilate phosphoribosyltransferase: MAVKTALEYLLNNQPLSNDQMRAAMLSLMSGEVSNELISGFLVALRLRGESPGQIAAAAGVMRSLMSPVEIKSQNAVDIVGTGGDGANLFNVSTAASVVVAAAGVTVAKHGNRSVSSSSGSADVLEAAGVNLNLQGAALARCIDEVGLGFMFAINHHPSMKYAIPARKALGVRTVFNLLGPLTNPAAVRRQVVGVFDPAWVVPVAQALMELGSEHAIVVHSGDGLDEFSLAASNSVAELRDGVIHEYQLSASDVGLETLADISALCVNGPAGSLSMLQQALKGDHESAAQMVAFNAGAALYVAGAADSIKEGVTVALDVIASGVASEKLKELAEFSQLLGEFS; this comes from the coding sequence ATGGCGGTCAAAACGGCACTCGAGTACTTGCTGAATAATCAGCCTCTCAGCAACGATCAGATGCGAGCAGCCATGCTTTCGCTAATGAGTGGAGAAGTATCCAACGAGTTAATCTCGGGATTCTTGGTGGCGTTAAGGCTTCGAGGTGAATCGCCGGGTCAGATTGCCGCCGCAGCAGGAGTGATGCGTAGCTTAATGTCGCCGGTAGAGATTAAGTCTCAGAATGCTGTAGATATCGTGGGAACCGGCGGTGATGGCGCCAATCTGTTTAATGTTTCTACGGCGGCTTCGGTAGTGGTGGCCGCCGCAGGTGTTACGGTGGCGAAGCATGGTAATAGAAGCGTATCCAGTAGTTCCGGTTCGGCCGATGTATTGGAAGCGGCTGGGGTTAACTTGAACCTTCAAGGCGCTGCGTTGGCACGCTGTATTGACGAGGTGGGGCTGGGCTTCATGTTCGCCATTAATCATCATCCGTCAATGAAGTACGCCATTCCAGCAAGAAAGGCCTTGGGTGTTCGCACCGTATTTAATCTGTTGGGACCGCTAACCAATCCTGCGGCTGTCCGTCGCCAAGTGGTTGGCGTATTTGACCCAGCCTGGGTTGTTCCGGTGGCTCAGGCGCTGATGGAGCTAGGGTCCGAGCATGCCATCGTGGTGCATTCGGGTGACGGGCTTGATGAGTTCTCGCTAGCCGCGAGTAATTCAGTTGCTGAACTTCGCGATGGTGTAATCCATGAGTACCAATTATCCGCCAGTGATGTGGGCTTAGAGACGTTAGCTGATATCAGCGCACTCTGCGTCAATGGGCCGGCAGGGAGTTTGTCGATGTTACAGCAGGCGCTGAAGGGTGATCATGAATCGGCCGCACAGATGGTAGCGTTTAATGCCGGTGCGGCGCTCTATGTTGCCGGTGCTGCAGATTCTATTAAAGAGGGCGTTACCGTTGCATTGGATGTGATCGCCTCGGGCGTTGCCAGTGAAAAGTTAAAGGAATTAGCTGAGTTTAGTCAGCTGTTAGGAGAGTTTTCGTGA
- the coq7 gene encoding 2-polyprenyl-3-methyl-6-methoxy-1,4-benzoquinone monooxygenase: MINLSVIDKFITQSDRALRTIAAGEQASDRPSPARQQPHCELNDSERAHVAGLMRVNHAGEVCAQALYQGQALTAKLPEVRQEMEHAAAEEVDHLVWCEERLNELDAKPSILNPLWYGMSFAIGATAGLVSDKVSLGFVAATEDLVCGHLSSHLEKLPEDDQRTRAVLEQMHEDELRHGEAALAAGGYEFPAPIKRGMSEVAKVMTTLAYRT, encoded by the coding sequence ATGATTAATCTAAGTGTCATTGATAAATTTATCACCCAAAGCGATAGAGCGCTTCGTACTATCGCCGCCGGTGAACAGGCAAGTGACCGCCCCTCTCCTGCCCGGCAACAACCTCATTGTGAACTGAATGATTCTGAGCGTGCTCACGTTGCCGGCCTGATGCGCGTAAACCACGCGGGTGAAGTCTGTGCTCAGGCGCTTTATCAAGGCCAGGCTCTCACTGCAAAGCTGCCGGAAGTTCGCCAGGAAATGGAGCACGCTGCAGCCGAAGAAGTTGACCACTTGGTGTGGTGTGAAGAGCGTCTTAACGAGCTAGATGCTAAACCGAGCATTCTCAACCCGCTTTGGTATGGCATGTCATTCGCCATTGGAGCTACTGCTGGGCTTGTCTCGGATAAAGTCAGCCTGGGCTTTGTTGCGGCAACTGAAGACTTAGTCTGTGGACACCTAAGCTCTCATCTAGAGAAGCTCCCTGAAGACGATCAACGAACTCGGGCGGTGCTAGAGCAGATGCATGAGGATGAACTTCGCCATGGTGAGGCGGCGTTGGCCGCTGGGGGTTATGAGTTCCCTGCACCCATTAAACGAGGAATGTCTGAGGTGGCAAAGGTTATGACGACCTTGGCTTATCGAACCTAG
- the trpE gene encoding anthranilate synthase component I — translation MKPDSFFQFGRQGYNYVPLVREVVADLDTPVSCYLKLANDPYSFLFESVEGGEKWGRYSIIGLPCEEILKVYGKRIEIFRNGGLIEAFEVSNPLDYIDEYRNQFSVPEIEGLPRFHGGLVGYFSYDTVRLVEPKLQGVELVREIDTPDILMMLARDVIVFDSLSGTLKIITHANPTASNAYEQAQARLESIEAKLKSAQTSVGHISLDDDATIEDEVQLHTSEADFKAAVNQVKEYVLAGDTMQVVLSQRMSMAFKHSATDLYRALRLLNPSPYMYCLNLEDHHVVGSSPEILARLEQGEVTVRPIAGTRKRGKTEADDQALQADLLADPKEIAEHLMLIDLGRNDVGRVAQSGSVKLTEKMVVERYSHVMHITSNVTGKLRDGLGCMDVLRAAMPAGTLSGAPKVRAMEIIDELETSHRGIYGGAVGYIGWNGNMDTAIAIRTAVLKGERLYVQAGAGVVADSQPDLEWQETRNKARAVLRAASMLTTNTEQQA, via the coding sequence ATGAAACCCGATTCGTTCTTCCAATTTGGCCGTCAAGGCTATAATTATGTCCCACTTGTACGCGAAGTTGTCGCTGATCTCGATACGCCTGTCTCTTGCTATTTAAAACTTGCTAATGATCCCTATAGTTTTCTGTTCGAATCCGTTGAAGGGGGTGAAAAATGGGGGCGTTATTCCATTATTGGTTTGCCTTGTGAGGAGATCTTAAAGGTTTATGGCAAACGGATAGAAATCTTCCGCAACGGTGGGCTTATTGAAGCCTTTGAAGTCAGCAATCCGCTGGACTATATCGATGAATATCGCAACCAATTCAGCGTTCCTGAGATAGAAGGTCTGCCGCGCTTCCACGGCGGTTTAGTTGGCTATTTCTCCTATGATACGGTGCGCTTAGTCGAGCCTAAGTTGCAGGGTGTAGAACTCGTCCGTGAGATTGACACTCCTGATATATTAATGATGCTCGCGAGAGATGTAATAGTATTTGATAGCTTATCGGGGACGCTGAAGATCATTACTCACGCTAATCCAACGGCGAGCAATGCCTACGAGCAAGCGCAGGCGCGCCTAGAATCAATTGAAGCCAAGTTAAAATCGGCACAGACTTCAGTGGGTCATATTTCACTGGATGATGACGCGACCATTGAAGATGAAGTCCAACTGCACACCAGTGAAGCCGACTTTAAAGCGGCCGTAAATCAGGTTAAGGAGTACGTGCTTGCAGGCGATACGATGCAAGTTGTGCTATCCCAACGGATGTCCATGGCCTTTAAACACTCGGCGACTGACCTCTACCGCGCCTTACGTCTGCTAAATCCATCACCTTATATGTACTGCCTTAATTTAGAGGATCACCATGTGGTGGGTTCGTCACCGGAAATTCTAGCTAGATTGGAGCAGGGTGAAGTCACCGTCCGACCTATTGCCGGTACCCGCAAGCGTGGTAAGACGGAAGCTGATGACCAAGCGCTACAGGCTGATTTATTGGCAGATCCTAAGGAGATTGCTGAGCACCTGATGTTGATCGATCTCGGGAGGAATGATGTGGGACGCGTCGCGCAGAGCGGCAGTGTAAAACTCACTGAAAAGATGGTGGTTGAACGTTACTCGCACGTGATGCACATCACCTCTAATGTCACCGGGAAATTACGTGACGGTCTAGGTTGTATGGATGTCCTTCGAGCTGCTATGCCAGCAGGCACGCTAAGCGGTGCACCAAAGGTACGAGCGATGGAAATCATCGATGAATTGGAAACTAGTCACCGCGGTATCTACGGTGGAGCGGTGGGCTATATTGGCTGGAATGGCAACATGGACACAGCTATTGCAATTCGCACCGCCGTGCTAAAGGGCGAGCGACTTTATGTTCAGGCTGGTGCTGGCGTAGTCGCCGATTCGCAACCAGACTTGGAATGGCAAGAAACTCGAAATAAGGCACGCGCCGTGCTGCGAGCAGCCTCAATGCTAACGACTAACACGGAGCAGCAGGCATGA
- the rpe gene encoding ribulose-phosphate 3-epimerase: MKDFWLAPSILSANFARLGEEVDAVLEAGADVVHFDVMDNHYVPNLTIGPMVCKALRDHGVTAPIDVHLMVEPVDAMISQFIDAGASYITFHPEASKHVDRSLQMIRDGGCKAGLVFNPATSLDVLEYTLEKVDMVLLMSVNPGFGGQKFIPATLDKLRKARAIIDQSGLDIRLEVDGGVGLSNIREVAEAGADTFVAGSAIYNTEDYTATIAAMRAELALAKR, encoded by the coding sequence ATGAAAGATTTTTGGCTTGCACCGTCCATTTTGTCCGCTAATTTTGCTCGCTTAGGCGAAGAGGTTGATGCGGTTTTAGAGGCTGGCGCCGACGTGGTGCACTTTGACGTAATGGATAACCATTACGTGCCCAACCTCACCATTGGTCCAATGGTGTGTAAAGCACTGCGCGACCATGGAGTGACCGCACCTATTGATGTTCATCTTATGGTCGAACCAGTAGATGCGATGATCAGCCAATTTATTGACGCTGGGGCGAGCTATATCACCTTTCACCCTGAGGCCAGCAAGCACGTTGATCGATCTCTACAGATGATCCGCGACGGCGGCTGCAAAGCCGGCTTGGTATTCAACCCTGCTACCTCATTGGATGTTCTGGAGTACACCTTGGAAAAGGTTGATATGGTTCTGTTGATGAGCGTCAATCCAGGTTTCGGTGGGCAGAAATTCATTCCCGCAACGTTAGATAAGCTCCGTAAAGCACGCGCAATCATCGATCAGTCCGGACTTGATATTCGCCTTGAGGTAGATGGTGGTGTTGGTCTGAGTAATATCCGCGAAGTGGCCGAAGCGGGAGCCGATACGTTCGTTGCGGGTTCGGCGATTTATAACACTGAAGACTACACGGCGACGATCGCTGCGATGCGTGCCGAGCTGGCGTTAGCTAAGCGTTGA
- a CDS encoding aminodeoxychorismate/anthranilate synthase component II: MILMIDNYDSFTYNIVQYLAELKADVKVIRNDELSVAQIEALQPEKIIISPGPCTPNEAGVSMAVIEHFKGKLPILGVCLGHQSIGQVFGGKIIRAAQVMHGKTSPIYHRDVGVFAGLPQGFTATRYHSLVIDKASVPDCLEVTAWTQDEHGNMEEIMGIRHRELDIEGVQYHPESILSQHGHDQFERFLKGAR, translated from the coding sequence ATGATTTTAATGATCGATAATTATGACTCCTTCACCTACAACATTGTGCAGTATCTAGCTGAGCTGAAGGCTGACGTTAAAGTTATTCGAAATGATGAGTTGTCAGTTGCCCAGATTGAGGCGCTGCAGCCAGAGAAAATAATCATTTCACCCGGCCCCTGCACCCCGAATGAAGCGGGTGTCTCCATGGCTGTCATTGAGCACTTTAAGGGGAAGCTTCCTATCCTGGGCGTCTGTTTAGGGCATCAAAGTATCGGCCAAGTATTCGGTGGCAAAATTATTCGCGCCGCGCAGGTGATGCACGGTAAGACTAGTCCTATTTACCACCGCGATGTTGGTGTTTTTGCAGGGCTTCCACAGGGCTTTACGGCCACCCGATATCACAGCTTGGTGATTGACAAAGCGTCGGTGCCCGATTGTCTGGAAGTGACCGCATGGACTCAAGATGAGCATGGCAACATGGAAGAAATCATGGGAATTCGCCACCGCGAGTTAGATATTGAAGGGGTGCAATATCATCCAGAATCAATTCTCTCACAGCATGGTCATGATCAGTTTGAACGATTCTTAAAGGGAGCGCGCTAA
- the fis gene encoding DNA-binding transcriptional regulator Fis has protein sequence MSEQLLKATEANVEDYPTLRDSVARSMRNYFKALEGQEPSEIYDMVMNEVEEPLLEAVMKFTKNNQSRAASIMGLNRGTLRKKLKRYDML, from the coding sequence ATGAGTGAACAGCTGTTAAAGGCCACCGAGGCCAACGTTGAAGATTATCCAACATTACGCGACTCGGTAGCCCGTTCAATGCGCAATTATTTCAAGGCCTTAGAAGGTCAGGAGCCCAGCGAAATTTATGACATGGTCATGAATGAAGTTGAAGAGCCTCTTTTAGAAGCGGTGATGAAGTTTACCAAGAATAACCAATCTCGCGCTGCCAGTATCATGGGCCTCAACCGAGGAACGCTTCGTAAAAAGCTCAAACGTTACGATATGCTTTAA
- the purD gene encoding phosphoribosylamine--glycine ligase: MNILVIGSGGREHALAWKCAQSPLAEHVFVAPGNAGTALDPQLSNVSFDVSNHAEAINWAKENNIGLTIVGPEQPLVDGMVDAFEAAGLAIFGPRSGAAQLEGSKQFAKDFLARHDIPTAFYEVFTEVAPAHAYIDEKGAPIVVKADGLAAGKGVVVAQSTDEAKQAVTDMLQDNAFGDAGSRVVIEEFLAGEEASFIVMVDGEDVLPMATSQDHKARDNGDLGPNTGGMGAYSPAPLVDSAMHQRVMKEVIYPTVKGMNAEGNYFRGFLYAGLMIDADGIPKVLEFNVRFGDPETQPIMSRMKSDLVAHCLAATQGSLANESAEWDERYALGVVMAAGGYPFSYAKSRVISGIENADTVSKVFHAGTAIQGEEVVTAGGRVLCVVALGDTVAEAQQAAYNGVEKITWEDEYHRTDIGFKAIR; the protein is encoded by the coding sequence ATGAACATATTAGTTATTGGTAGCGGTGGTCGAGAGCACGCCCTGGCATGGAAGTGTGCTCAGAGCCCACTTGCAGAGCATGTATTTGTCGCACCGGGTAACGCCGGCACGGCACTTGATCCACAACTCAGCAACGTTAGTTTTGACGTCAGCAACCACGCTGAAGCGATTAATTGGGCGAAGGAAAATAACATCGGTCTAACTATCGTTGGTCCGGAGCAACCGTTAGTAGATGGTATGGTAGATGCCTTTGAAGCGGCAGGCTTAGCAATCTTCGGGCCACGTTCAGGCGCCGCACAATTAGAAGGATCTAAGCAGTTTGCTAAGGACTTCCTCGCGCGCCACGATATTCCAACCGCCTTCTATGAGGTCTTTACGGAAGTTGCCCCTGCGCATGCTTATATTGATGAGAAAGGCGCACCAATCGTTGTCAAAGCTGATGGCTTGGCAGCAGGTAAGGGCGTGGTCGTAGCTCAGAGTACCGACGAGGCAAAGCAAGCCGTTACGGACATGCTTCAAGACAATGCCTTTGGCGATGCCGGAAGTCGTGTTGTGATTGAGGAATTCCTCGCCGGCGAAGAAGCTTCGTTTATCGTGATGGTAGACGGCGAAGACGTATTGCCGATGGCCACCAGCCAGGACCATAAAGCCCGTGACAACGGTGATTTAGGCCCGAATACTGGCGGTATGGGTGCCTACTCACCAGCGCCGTTAGTGGATAGCGCAATGCACCAGCGAGTGATGAAGGAAGTGATCTATCCAACGGTAAAAGGAATGAACGCCGAGGGAAATTACTTCCGTGGTTTCCTCTACGCCGGCTTGATGATTGACGCTGATGGCATCCCTAAGGTTCTAGAGTTCAATGTTCGCTTTGGTGACCCTGAAACTCAACCCATCATGTCGCGCATGAAGAGTGACCTGGTAGCCCATTGCTTAGCAGCCACTCAAGGTTCGCTCGCCAACGAATCGGCTGAGTGGGACGAACGTTATGCACTGGGGGTAGTGATGGCTGCAGGCGGTTATCCGTTCAGCTATGCGAAGTCTCGGGTTATTTCGGGTATCGAAAACGCCGACACCGTCAGTAAAGTCTTCCACGCAGGTACAGCCATCCAAGGTGAAGAGGTAGTCACCGCGGGCGGACGAGTACTGTGCGTTGTTGCGCTTGGCGACACGGTTGCCGAGGCGCAGCAAGCAGCCTATAACGGCGTAGAGAAGATTACTTGGGAAGACGAGTATCACCGCACTGATATTGGCTTTAAAGCCATTCGCTAG
- a CDS encoding OsmC family protein has product MESKLSWQGDVKFLATSGSGHQVLMDGPPNSGGENAGARPMELILMGLSGCASFDVVGILKKAKQDVSAVDVEVSANRADETPAVFTDIHLRFIVTGSNIKTALVERAVKLSSEKYCSASIMLTRGGVNITHEIVIKEPAA; this is encoded by the coding sequence ATGGAATCTAAACTCAGTTGGCAGGGCGACGTTAAGTTCTTAGCAACATCGGGCAGTGGCCATCAAGTTCTTATGGATGGCCCGCCGAATTCCGGCGGTGAGAACGCAGGAGCACGCCCAATGGAGCTCATTTTGATGGGATTATCAGGGTGCGCCAGCTTCGATGTAGTAGGTATTCTTAAGAAAGCGAAGCAAGATGTGAGCGCCGTTGATGTAGAAGTCAGCGCCAATCGAGCCGATGAGACACCCGCTGTGTTCACCGATATCCACCTGAGATTTATCGTTACCGGCAGTAATATTAAGACTGCCCTAGTGGAACGTGCGGTCAAACTCTCGTCCGAAAAGTATTGCTCCGCCTCTATTATGCTAACTCGCGGTGGGGTGAATATCACCCATGAGATTGTGATCAAGGAGCCCGCTGCATGA
- the crp gene encoding cAMP-activated global transcriptional regulator CRP, translated as MVSSFRPIISPVDKFSDFLNHCHRRRYPAKSTVIYAGDRPDALYFIIKGSVTVLIEDEDEGREMIVAYLNSGDFFGEMGLFSEEPTRSAWVRAKTECEVAEISFARFREVSHQHPEVLEALCQQMAHRLRETTQKVGNLAFLDVTGRVARTLLDLAKQPDAMTHPDGMQIKITRQEIGRIVGCSREMVGRVLKNLEEQELVSVSGKTMVVYGTR; from the coding sequence ATGGTCTCAAGTTTTCGGCCCATTATTTCGCCGGTAGACAAGTTTAGCGACTTCTTGAATCACTGCCATCGTCGCCGTTACCCTGCAAAGAGTACGGTAATTTATGCTGGTGATCGGCCCGACGCGCTGTACTTTATTATCAAAGGTTCTGTAACCGTATTGATTGAAGATGAGGACGAAGGTCGCGAGATGATCGTTGCCTACCTTAATTCTGGTGATTTCTTCGGTGAAATGGGCCTATTTAGTGAAGAGCCTACTCGCTCTGCCTGGGTCCGTGCAAAAACGGAATGTGAAGTTGCCGAAATTAGTTTCGCCCGCTTCCGTGAAGTCAGCCACCAACACCCGGAAGTTTTAGAGGCGCTTTGCCAGCAGATGGCTCATCGTCTTCGCGAAACTACTCAGAAAGTGGGTAATCTAGCGTTCTTAGATGTGACCGGTCGCGTAGCACGTACGTTGCTGGATTTGGCGAAACAGCCGGATGCGATGACACACCCAGATGGTATGCAGATCAAGATCACTCGTCAGGAAATTGGTCGTATCGTTGGTTGTTCACGTGAGATGGTAGGCCGAGTCCTAAAGAATCTTGAGGAGCAGGAACTGGTTTCAGTTAGTGGCAAGACTATGGTGGTATACGGAACTCGCTAA
- the purH gene encoding bifunctional phosphoribosylaminoimidazolecarboxamide formyltransferase/IMP cyclohydrolase, with protein MSVTAVKRALISVSDKSGVVDFARELVAQGVEILSTGGTFKLLSNEGIAVTEVAKVTGFPEIMDGRVKTLHPTIHGGILARRGQDDETAATHGIGYIDMVVVNLYPFRETIAKPDCSLDHAIENIDIGGPTMVRAAAKNHKYVGIVVDAGDYGRIIDELKADKGLSTALKRELAAKAFAHTADYDGAIANYLGALEDDAPSDAFPTTFNRQFVKTEDLRYGENPHQRAAFYREHDLKEASVASAVQLNGKALSFNNIADTDAALECVKCFEEPACVIVKHANPCGVAIGSNILNAYDRAFSTDPTSAFGGIIAFNRELDADTAQAIIDRQFVEVIIAPSVSDQAAAVVATKANVRLLSCGDLTEQGAAYDFKRVNGGLLIQDRDLKPITADDLKIVSKIAPTEEQIRDLLFAWNVANYVKSNAIVYVNDGMTIGVGAGQMSRVYSAKIAAIKAADENLVVEGSVMASDAFFPFRDGIDAAAAAGIKAIIQPGGSMRDEEVIAAADEHGIAMVFTGVRHFRH; from the coding sequence ATGTCAGTAACTGCTGTTAAACGCGCGCTAATTAGCGTGTCAGATAAATCAGGTGTCGTCGATTTTGCTCGTGAACTCGTTGCTCAAGGTGTAGAAATTCTCTCCACTGGCGGAACGTTTAAGCTACTAAGCAACGAGGGTATTGCTGTTACTGAAGTGGCTAAGGTCACAGGTTTCCCAGAAATCATGGATGGTCGAGTTAAAACGCTTCACCCAACCATTCACGGCGGTATTCTTGCGCGTCGTGGCCAAGATGACGAGACTGCAGCAACGCATGGTATCGGCTACATCGACATGGTCGTGGTAAACCTCTACCCATTCCGCGAAACCATCGCTAAGCCTGACTGTTCGCTTGACCATGCTATTGAGAACATCGATATCGGTGGCCCAACCATGGTTCGTGCAGCGGCCAAGAACCACAAATATGTGGGCATTGTTGTTGATGCGGGCGACTACGGCCGTATCATTGACGAACTCAAGGCAGACAAGGGTTTAAGCACCGCATTGAAACGCGAGCTCGCCGCAAAGGCCTTTGCCCATACCGCAGATTACGACGGTGCTATCGCTAACTACCTGGGAGCACTAGAGGACGACGCGCCAAGCGACGCCTTCCCAACCACATTCAATCGTCAGTTCGTTAAAACTGAAGACCTCCGTTACGGTGAGAACCCACATCAGCGCGCAGCGTTCTATCGCGAACACGACTTAAAGGAAGCCAGTGTTGCCAGCGCAGTTCAGCTCAATGGTAAAGCACTGTCATTCAATAACATCGCGGATACTGACGCCGCACTTGAATGCGTTAAATGCTTCGAAGAGCCAGCCTGTGTAATTGTTAAGCACGCAAACCCCTGTGGTGTCGCGATTGGTTCGAATATCTTAAATGCTTATGATCGCGCCTTTAGTACTGACCCAACTTCGGCCTTTGGCGGTATTATCGCATTCAACCGAGAACTCGATGCAGACACCGCCCAAGCGATTATCGATCGCCAATTTGTTGAAGTTATTATCGCTCCGAGTGTGAGTGACCAAGCTGCTGCAGTGGTTGCTACGAAGGCGAATGTTCGTCTTCTGAGCTGTGGCGACTTAACTGAGCAAGGCGCTGCCTATGACTTTAAACGCGTCAACGGCGGACTACTTATTCAAGATCGCGACCTTAAACCTATTACTGCAGATGATCTTAAAATCGTTAGTAAGATTGCCCCAACTGAGGAGCAAATCCGTGACTTACTGTTCGCATGGAACGTTGCCAACTACGTGAAATCCAATGCTATCGTCTATGTGAATGATGGCATGACGATTGGTGTGGGCGCAGGACAAATGAGCCGCGTTTACTCCGCTAAAATTGCGGCTATTAAGGCGGCTGACGAAAACTTAGTTGTTGAGGGCTCAGTAATGGCCTCTGACGCCTTCTTCCCGTTTAGAGATGGTATTGACGCTGCGGCCGCTGCCGGTATTAAGGCGATCATTCAACCGGGTGGTTCAATGCGCGACGAAGAAGTTATCGCCGCGGCGGACGAACATGGTATCGCCATGGTATTTACCGGCGTTCGTCACTTCCGCCACTAA